The genomic stretch ctctccctgtctcaaaaataaataaacgttaaaaaaaaaattaaaaaaaatattttggggaggtacctgggtggctcagttggctaagcgtccgactttagctcaggtaatgatctcgtggtatgtaggttcgagccctatgccaggctctgtgctgacagcatagagcctggggcctgctttggattctgtgtctccctctctctctgcccctcccctgcatgctcaaGTGCGCACGCGTTCTCCTGCTCTCtagcaaaataaacattaaaaaaattcttttcagtaaaagtattttttgatGACAGTATTGCCAGCATGAAAACTGTATATCCCTTAactttttgatataaaaatactaaatataaactAGAGTAGAGGAAATAGTTTAATGAACCTCCCAAACCTATCACCAAGCTTTACCAATGATTAAATACAGATAATCTAGTTTTGTGTTTACCCTACCCATTCTCTCACTCCAGCCCTGGATATTTCAGGGCAATTCTGAGATATCCTAATGTCATCCATAAACATTTCAGTattatctctaaaatataagGATTCTTGTGtatatgttttgatattttaagAAGTCTATTTGGAGAAATGATACCATAGTTTAGAATTTTGATCAATAATAAAGCAGTTggcagtcattttattttttattttctaatgtttatttatttttgaaagagagagagacagagtacgagcaagggaggggcagagagagagggagacacagaatccaaagcaggctccaggctctgaactgtcagcacagagcccgatgcggggttcaaaacCACAGACTGCCATATGACCTGAGCTGTtgctggaggcttaaccaactaagcctccggccacccaggcaccccagcagttattttaaatgttgcatGCATATTTTGTTAGTATTCTATCCTGAAACTAGCCATTTTTTGGAAATACatactgtattatttaaaaatatataactttattgTCTAAAAACGTAGCCTAAAACCATGggtactttttaatgtttaagaaaaatcaaatttctatttctttggtctGCTTTTCGTCTTTTCAGGTGCGTGCTTTCCAACATGCCTTCAGCACTAATGACTGCTCCAGGAATgtctacattaagaaaaatggtTTTACTTTACATCGAAACCCCATTGCTCAGAGTACTGATGGTGCAAGGACCAAGATTGGTTTCAGTGAGGGCCGCCATGCATGGGAAGTGTGGTGGGAAGGCCCTCTGGGCACTGTGGCAGTGATTGGAATTGCTACAAAACGAGCCCCCATGCAATGCCAAGGGTATGTGGCATTACTGGGCAGTGATGACCAGAGCTGGGGCTGGAATCTGGTGGACAATAATCTACTACATAACGGAGAAGTCAATGGCAGTTTTCCACAGTGCAACAATGCACCAAAATATCAGGTGAGAAACTAGGTATTTTCTCAGTTGTGGTCCTTTGTCAAATCATAaatcattaatttgttttaagttcacaaaattttatatagcagctttgtgtgtctttttggtaatttaaaagtaaatagtgTAACTGGCCTTTCTTTGCTACTTTAATAATCTTTTAGTATTTCCGTATTTGTTTCCTAATACATATTGACCTTGAGCTATCTGTCTTTGCTCTaaatcaggggttggcaaacttttttctaTATAGGGcaggtaataaatatttcaagCCTTGTGGTCcctatggtctctgtcacaactattcaactctgttgTTGTAGTACAAAAGCAaccatagataatatgtaaatgagtgTTCatagctgtgttccagtaaaacctTGTTTATGGGCTGCAAGCAAGATTGGTCCAATGACCATAGTTTGCCAACTCATGCAAGATTGTCCTTTTTCCTGTATCATGTCACATCCGAACCTACTTTTTTCTAGACTTCTCACTCCCAGAAATGTacctgtgcacatgcacacacatattcacCCTCTGCTATTCATTAATCTGTTTGTGGATTCAGAGCCTCTGCAGATGTCAGTGATTTCTATAAGACAGGCAAATTTAGGCAAactactgagtttttttttttttactctcttcatCTTATCTTAATGCCATACTCATTTGATTCTAGGGTCAAAATTATAGTTCCTATTTGTAAATGCCATATGATTAGCATAGAGTCAACAGAGTCTAAAACAATAATCTGATAAGAAATTggaaattttaggggtgcctgggtggctcagtcagttaagcatctgactttggctcaggttgtaatctcgcggttcctgagttcaagtccgcatcaggctctatgctgacaactcagaacctggagcctgcttcagattctgtgtctctctttctctgcccctcccctacttgcactctttcaatctctctctctctctctctctctctctctcaaaaaatgaataaacattaaaaaaatttaaaaagaaattggaaattttaaagaattatagaCTTAAGAATAAGAGatattaggagcacctgggtggcttagttggtgagcatctgacttcagcccaggtcatgatcttatgattcacgagttcaacccccacatcaggctctatgccagagcctggagcctgctttggatgctgtgtctcctctctctgcccctcccctgctcatgctctgtctctctgtttctctctctctcaaaagtaaaaaataataataaaaaagaataaggttaTTATTAgagtcatttcataatgataaaggagttaATCAGATAGagagatataacaattgtaaatgtataTGCACCTGATAAAATAGCTCTAAAACACATGAGGCAAAAACttaaagaactgaaagaagaaataggtaAATTAGCAAGTATAGCTGGAGATTTCAGTACTgtctttaagtctattttgtctgatgttaatATAGCAACTTCAACCTTCTTATGCTTACTATTGCAAGGTACCTCTTTTTCcctattcttttactttcagtctgtctttgtttaaaatgGGTCTCCTAGCTGGCATATAATTGGGTCTCTTAATCTAACCCAATCTGAcagtctctgccttttgatttgagtgtttaatccatttacatttaatgtagttGTTGGACTACAATTGATATTGTcctgatctctctgtctctgaagttgtgttcttttttaaaaatcttttttctctttgttttttggatCAGGTAATTTCTATTgctctatcttcaagttcatagATTCTATGGCTATTAGGCCAGGGTagtgaattttgtttattgtatttttcaactctgGAATTTTCATTTGGCtcctttttatagtttccatttttccattgagATTGTCTGTCCATTCATTAatattagatttttctttaattctttgcaCATATTTATCATAACTGCTTTTAAGTCTTTGTCCACCAAATCCAACGTGTAGACCTACTTGGAATTGGTTTCTATTGActgctttttccccccagagTATGAGTtgtactttcctgtttcttttcatatccagtcatttttaaattgaaaattggAAATTATAGATAATATACTAGTAATActggaatgttttgtttttaggaatcactttgttttttctgaaatgtGTGGGTTTTATTTTAGTAGGCAGTTAACTTGCCTAGATTCTTCAAATTGTGAACTCTGTCTCCCCCATGGTATATAGCAGCTAATgtctttgttggtttttgttttgttttgtttttgcagcgGGGGAGGTTTGGCTTCTAGCTGCTATCTTACCAGCCTGGTTTTATTGGGGTTTCCCGTGTGTCTGTGTAAGACAGTGATTATACAGTGATTTGGGCAGAGTTAATTCTTGGATTTAGGGCTCATCCGCTTTATGGTTCCATTACTTCTGGAGTTCCTCCTCTAAATTTCCAGTTGCTCTGCCATCTCCCAAGTTTTGCTCTCTGACACCTAAAGCTAGTAAGACTTTTGCTTTCTGTTCTCTGTGCTGTGTACATGCTGTATGCTCAGTCAAAGGTAAAACAGATATGCAAATTTCACCAGGAGTGGTTCTGTCATCTTAGTTTCcatcttctgtaaaatagggagaATCCTAGGAtagatgtgaggattaaatgagataatacaaataaaccacaaaatgaatacccaacaaaatattaacttttcatttctgtttgctgttgtttgttttgttggtggcAATAGTGGTGATGATAATTAGGATGTTCGTAGGTCCATAAAATGGGGTGTTAGTTAATCTATGAGTtgggcaaagagaagaaaaaagtaaatgtttgtaGTTGTCTGTGACAGGAAATACAATGAAGGAAAGTAACAACAGCAGGAGTTATCATAATTGGGAAGTATTAAATTCTGACTTTTGATTGCTAATGTTAGGACTTTCTGCCTCCAAGTATGTAAATAAAACAACCTTTTATAGATGCAAATTATAAAAGTAGAATATCCTTCTGTCCTTGTTTGTCTGCACTTTTCCATGTAGGAAAATAACTGGATGTATTGTGCTTCTGCTTTAGTTTGCTGTTTTTATAACAAACAGGTGTTTCAGAGCAGTGGCCCATAAAATGACTAATAAGCCTATTCTGCATCTTTAGAACCTATGGTCAGATTTGGCTCTTCATGATTATATAAGTTCCACACTGTTTGAAGAACTGTTTTGTCAACTTTAAAGGTTATATGAGTGTTTTTATTATGGtaattttattgtgataaaacatacacctttattattttaaccatttgtaagtaTACAGTGCAGTGGCATTAATACATTCACAATATGTTTATCCATCACCACTATTTATACCTAAGACTTTTTCATCATCCGCAGCACAAACTCTATGCTCATTAAGCAATAACTTCtcatctctcctttcctccatcctctggtaacctctattctattttctgacTCTACGATTTGAATATTGTAGGTGctttatataagtagaatcatgcaaatatatatttttgtgtctggcttatttcacataacataacattttcaaggATCATCTGTGTTATAGCATATATcaaaattgcatttctttttatggctgaataatattccgttgtatatacaTATTGTAATAATTTGACAAGGTTAGATAGacatttttggtaaaatataccaAGTTACAGATTTTAGTGGTAAACTTCTAAGAAAAGCCTTTaaacaaagagtaaataaaatctgGGAACTGTTCAGTaggaacatttaaatttttggtatTAAATGCAGatcccatcttaaaaaaaaaaaacaactattgggcacctggatgggtcagtcagttaagcgttggactcttgattttggctcaggtcatgatcttgtggtcatgagaccgagccccacctagggctccCGActgggcatggatcctgcttaagatttttctttctccctccccctctgcccctccccagctcactcactTGCATGCACACgcgcactctcactctctctaaaaagaaaaaaagaaaaattggggcacatgggtggctcagtcagttgagtgtccaacttcggcttaggtcatgatctcgtgggtcacgagtttgagccccttgttagactatatattcttaatattttaacttattgatttgtatcttattttttctagctATGCCCTTGGTGAGTTTTCTTCTAACCTTCTTTTGGTGTCTATTTTCAGATAGGAGAAAGAATTCGAGTCATTTTGGACATGGAAGATAAGACTTTAGCTTTTGAACGTGGATATGAGTTCCTGGGGGTTGCCTTTAGAGGACTTCCAAAGGCCTGCTTATATCCAGCAGTTTCTGCTGTATATGGCAACACAGAAGTGACTTTGGTTTACCTTGGAAAACCTTTGGATGGATGACGGTGGCTTTCTTGGGATGAAAAACTGAATGGAGAAGATACCTGCTTGTGGAAAGTAGAATCATGAAGTGACAGTGTCATACATGCATGCCCAAGAAACATCCTGAAAAACACATGAAATTGTTAACTGGAGAAGCAACTCTACAGCAGAGATTATCTTAGTGTTTCCTCTTTCTACTGGGCCAGAAAAATCCTCAGGGTTGCAGTTGGTTGAGTGGGCAGTTGACATATGCATGTTGCAACAGATTTTGTCTCTAAGTTAGCAATGTGTTATTTCCAACTTTTAAGGTGAGATTTTAGAGATGCTATAAAAGGGATAAGATAAGGAAATAGCAAGATTTTTAAGTAGTGTGTTTGTGAAGAAAGACTGATCCTGTTTTACAACTGCCTGTTTTTTCTCCAGACCCTTTTTTCCAGCCAGCTTGACTATTAGAAAAGTATGAAACTGGTTgggttttatttaatatttttaatatattgagaaGCATGGTCTGCCTGGACTGCACTTCTCTAACAGTGAGATGTAAAATTGTGCAgctattttaaaagttgtatatatAATAAGTGTGTAAAAAaacctgtaaaaacaaaaacaggacaaAGGGGTTGCTTTGTTCTAGttcaatttcttaaaaaccaCTACATGGTACAAAATTAGAATAACATTTAGGGAAAATTAGGTAACTACAAAGAAGAGGATTAAGAGGAGATGTGCTGTattgg from Panthera uncia isolate 11264 chromosome C2, Puncia_PCG_1.0, whole genome shotgun sequence encodes the following:
- the FBXO45 gene encoding F-box/SPRY domain-containing protein 1, giving the protein MAAPAPGPGGASGGAGCSGGGGAVGGSGSGSAGAGGRLPSRVLELVFSYLELSELRSCALVCKHWYRCLHGDENSEVWRSLCARRLAEEALRTDILCNLPSYKAKVRAFQHAFSTNDCSRNVYIKKNGFTLHRNPIAQSTDGARTKIGFSEGRHAWEVWWEGPLGTVAVIGIATKRAPMQCQGYVALLGSDDQSWGWNLVDNNLLHNGEVNGSFPQCNNAPKYQIGERIRVILDMEDKTLAFERGYEFLGVAFRGLPKACLYPAVSAVYGNTEVTLVYLGKPLDG